From Schizosaccharomyces pombe strain 972h- genome assembly, chromosome: II, the proteins below share one genomic window:
- the tim54 gene encoding TIM22 inner membrane protein import complex subunit Tim54 translates to MLKTIKSYMPGRNMSIFLGFVAGISGAIYYDRRQKNLIIEKYCSQVRHLADQPMAPLELPRKLKVYLHGPPGDGIYVAREEFEEYIRPIFNAAAIEFETVESKGEGNLLEQVARTVYNKRHNISEVSEPEKNLLSVLKPSVDPPAIVLLGRHALKEFLYGVRYGFSDDIMKRKLETEKLEANNKEEKEEKEGKDDKDDKEDSNDTKNDKKISKNEVDSSLIEASPLTGQVPPKFLDTIAIFPLPNLLGFSNTPKRLSRFFKRRELADELGAIAVNVALSRDVTKFPKQDGTLLLAEEETDWPKQFFTRSDLENRIWTAPFLQDSDEIRFFENIDIFDSTKAKQDKYE, encoded by the coding sequence AtgttaaaaacaataaagtCTTATATGCCTGGTCGAAATATGTCCATATTTTTGGGATTCGTGGCAGGCATATCTGGAGCAATTTATTATGATCGGCGtcagaaaaatttaataattgaaaagtatTGCTCTCAAGTACGCCATTTGGCTGATCAACCGATGGCACCTCTTGAGTTACCGAGAAAATTGAAGGTATATCTTCATGGACCTCCAGGGGATGGAATATACGTTGCACGggaagaatttgaagaatacATTAGACCTATATTTAATGCTGCAGCCATTGAATTTGAAACCGTGGAGTCCAAAGGTGAAGGGAATTTATTGGAACAAGTAGCGAGGACGGTTTACAACAAGAGGCATAACATTTCTGAAGTTTCTGAACCGGAAAAAAACCTCTTATCAGTTTTAAAACCAAGTGTTGATCCTCCTGCTATTGTTTTATTAGGAAGGCATGCCCTCAAAGAGTTCCTGTACGGCGTTCGATATGGATTTTCCGACGATattatgaaaagaaaacttgAAACAGAAAAATTGGAAGCCAATAATAAAGAGgagaaagaagagaaagaaggaaaagatGACAAAGATGACAAAGAGGATAGTAATGATACAAAGaacgataaaaaaattagcaaaaacGAAGTAGACTCTTCTCTGATAGAAGCAAGTCCGTTGACTGGTCAAGTTCcaccaaaatttttggatacTATTGCTATTTTTCCCTTACCAAATCTTTTAGGGTTTTCTAACACTCCTAAGCGACTTtcaagattttttaaaagaagagaGCTAGCTGATGAATTAGGCGCAATTGCCGTAAACGTTGCATTAAGCAGGGATGTAACTAAGTTTCCAAAACAAGACGGCACTTTACTTCTAGCTGAAGAGGAAACAGATTGGCCgaagcaattttttacaagaTCTGATTTGGAAAACCGCATTTGGACAGCTCCCTTTCTACAGGACTCTGATGAGATAcgtttttttgaaaacattgatATCTTTGATTCAACGAAAGCCAAACAAGATAAGTATGAATGA
- the scj1 gene encoding DNAJ domain-containing protein Scj1 gives MHFNLFHFILGFLVCIQAVVSAADYYQILGVSKDASESEIRKAYRQLTKQWHPDKNPGNEEAQEKFIEINKAHEVLSDPEQRKIYDAYGEEGLNGQPGGPGGGPGEGFPGGGFGFDPFGDIFDNIFGGRRRQNAVRRGPSMEQIVQIHLSSFYTGGSFTLEIPVKRTCSVCSGQGFNPKYSADKAIESCPVCGGSGFRVIEHMIAPGFRQQMRMPCNACNGNGRTIKHKCPRCKGERVAEVVESFDIKVPAGAPEGYRIGFRGKADEIPGMEAGDIIVILEAAGGDYGWTRKDNDLYRKETISVREALLGNWKRKIQKLDGSFMEVKRSAGEVVHPGETERVKNQGMPIYNLHKGKTTSAHGSAYIEWEVKFPKKLKGKFLKDLNNLFEKYDNEFDEL, from the exons ATGCATttcaatctttttcattttatattAGGATTTTTAGTTTGCATTCAAGCAGTTGTATCTGCTGCTGACTACTATCAA ATCCTTGGAGTCAGTAAAGATGCATCTGAATCTGAGATTCGCAAAGCATATAGACAATTGACGAAACAATGGCACCCTGACAAAAATCC AGGTAATGAAGAAGCACAGGAGAAgtttattgaaattaacAAGGCCCATGAAGTCCTTTCTGATCCTGAGCAACGTAAGATTTATGATGCTTATGGAGAAGAAGGATTAAACGGTCAACCTGGTGGTCCTGGTGGTGGTCCAGGTGAAGGATTCCCAGGTGGAGGTTTCGGATTTGATCCATTTGGTGATATATTCGATAACATATTTGGCGGACGTAGACGTCAAAATGCCGTTCGCAGAGGACCTAGCATGGAGCAAATAGTTCAAATTCAtctttcatctttttaCACCGGAGGCAGTTTTACCTTGGAAATTCCGGTGAAGAGAACTTGCAGTGTTTGTAGTGGTCAGGGCTTTAATCCTAAATACTCCGCTGATAAAGCTATCGAAAGTTGCCCTGTTTGCGGTGGTTCAGGGTTCAGAGTCATTGAACACATGATCGCTCCAGGTTTTCGTCAGCAAATGCGTATGCCATGTAACGCTTGTAATGGAAATGGACGTACGATCAAGCATAAATGCCCTCGCTGCAAAGGTGAGCGTGTTGCTGAAGTTGTTGAAAGCTTTGACATTAAAGTACCAGCTGGTGCTCCTGAAGGTTACCGTATCGGTTTTCGTGGTAAAGCTGATGAAATTCCTGGTATGGAAGCTGGAGATATCATCGTTATCCTTGAGGCTGCTGGTGGTGATTATGGATGGACTAGAAAAGATAATGATCTATATAGAAAGGAAACTATTTCGGTTAGGGAAGCTTTACTCGGAAATTGGAAACGtaaaatacaaaaactGGATGGATCCTTTATGGAGGTTAAGCGGTCAGCTGGCGAAGTTGTGCATCCTGGGGAAACGGAGAGAGTGAAAAATCAAGGAATGCCAATTTACAACCTTCATAAAGGAAAAACCACTTCTGCACATGGAAGTGCTTATATAGAGTGGGAGGTCAAATTTCCTAAAAAGTTGAAAggaaagtttttgaaag ACCTCAATAACttatttgaaaagtatGATAACGAATTTGATGAGCTTTAA
- the cki1 gene encoding serine/threonine protein kinase (CK1 family) Cki1 has protein sequence MSGQNNVVGVHYKVGRRIGEGSFGVIFEGTNLLNNQQVAIKFEPRRSDAPQLRDEYRTYKLLAGCTGIPNVYYFGQEGLHNILVIDLLGPSLEDLLDLCGRKFSVKTVAMAAKQMLARVQSIHEKSLVYRDIKPDNFLIGRPNSKNANMIYVVDFGMVKFYRDPVTKQHIPYREKKNLSGTARYMSINTHLGREQSRRDDLEALGHVFMYFLRGSLPWQGLKAATNKQKYERIGEKKQSTPLRELCAGFPEEFYKYMHYARNLAFDATPDYDYLQGLFSKVLERLNTTEDENFDWNLLNNGKGWQSLKSRNAETENQRSSKPPAPKLESKSPALQNHASTQNVVSKRSDYEKPFAEPHLNSASDSAEPNQNSLPNPPTETKATTTVPDRSGLATNQPAPVDVHDSSEERVTREQVQNATKETEAPKKKKSFWASILSCCSGSNEDT, from the exons ATGAGTGGACAAAACAATGTAGTCGGTGTCCACTACAAAGttggaagaagaattgGCGAAGGCTCGTTTGGTGTTATTTTTGAAGGGACGAATTTGTTGAATAATCAACAAGTAGCCATTAAATTT GAACCAAGACGCAGTGATGCTCCTCAATTACGTGATGAATACCGTACTTACAAGTTGCTGGCAGGATGTACGGGTATTCCgaatgtttattattttggcCAAGAAGGGTTACATAACATTTTGGTGATTGACCTTCTTGGGCCAAGTTTAGAAGATTTGCTCGATCTCTGCGGCCGTAAATTTAGTGTAAAAACAGTTGCTATGGCCGCAAAACAGATGTTGGCAAGAGTGCAATCTATCCATGAGAAGAGTCTCGTTTATCGAGACATTAAGCctgataattttttgatcgGTCGACCAAACAGTAAAAATGCTAATATGATCTACGTAGTAGACTTTGGCATGGTAAAATTTTATCGTGATCCAGTTACCAAACAGCACATACCTTACCGGGAGAAAAAGAACCTCTCGGGTACTGCTCGTTACATGTCTATTAATACTCATTTGGGTCGGGAGCAATCCCGTCGAGACGATTTGGAAGCCTTGGGTCATGTATTCATGTATTTTCTTAGAGGTAGCCTACCTTGGCAAGGATTGAAGGCTGCCACCaataagcaaaaatatgaaCGAATTGGTgagaaaaagcaaagtaCCCCGTTACGCGAGTTGTGTGCTGGTTTCCCGGAAGAATTCTACAAGTATATGCATTATGCTCGTAATTTGGCATTCGATGCTACTCCAGATTATGATTATTTGCAAGGCCTATTTTCGAAAGTCCTAGAGCGATTAAATACTACTGAggatgaaaattttgactGGAATCTATTGAATAACGGTAAAGGTTGGCAAAGCTTGAAGTCGCGAAACGCAGAGACAGAAAATCAACGTTCAAGCAAACCACCAGCACCCAAATTGGAATCAAAGTCACCAGCCCTGCAAAATCATGCAAGTACTCAGAACGTAGTTTCCAAACGCTCTGATTATGAAAAGCCTTTTGCCGAGCCGCATCTGAATTCTGCAAGCGATTCTGCTGAACCCAATCAAAATTCTTTACCTAATCCGCCAACGGAGACGAAAGCTACCACAACTGTGCCTGATCGTTCCGGTTTAGCAACTAATCAACCAGCACCCGTTGATGTTCATGATTCTTCTGAAGAACGGGTTACCCGAGAGCAAGTACAAAATGCTACGAAAGAAACAGAAGCAcctaaaaagaaaaaatcattttggGCCAGTATTCTTTCTTGTTGTTCTGGCTCCAATGAAGACACATGA
- the rex2 gene encoding RNA exonuclease, with product MQGAFLNNRIILQSYHIKKRLYSKRTSSLHSRFLQPTYRKNICQISKPIFQQDLSTNTNFISKLKSPFSNLKMSNLKQPLVWIDCEMTGLEVGKHVLMEVAAIITDGNLRPVEEKFDAVIKLDEKQLSEMNDWCIEQHGKSGLTERCRQSNLTVKDVENQLLAYIKKYIPKKREALIAGNSVHADVRFLSVEMPKIIEHLHYRIIDVSTIKELAKRWCPDIPAYDKKGDHRALSDILESIGELQHYRSYWLS from the exons ATGCAAGGTGCATTCTTAAATAATAGAATCATTTTGCAGTCATATCACATTAAAAAACGCTTGTATAGCAAACGCACTAGCTCGTTGCATTCGCGCTTCTTGCAGCCAACATATcgcaaaaatatttgtcaAATTTCCAAACCCATTTTCCAGCAAGACTTATCAACGAATACGA ATTTCATCtcaaaattgaaaagtcCATTCTCCAACCTCAAAATGTCGAATTTAAAGCAGCCCCTTGTTTGGATTGATTGCG AGATGACCGGGTTAGAGGTGGGAAAGCATGTATTGATGGAGGTCGCGGCAATCATTACTGATGGAAATCTTCGCCCCGTTGAAGAG AAATTTGATGCTGTTATTAAACTCGACGAAAAGCAATTGAGTGAAATGAATGACTGGTGTATTGAG CAACATGGGAAAAGTGGTCTTACGGAAAGATGTAGACAGAGTAATTTAACAGTGAAAGACGTTGAAAACCAGTTGTTAGCatacattaaaaaatacattccaaaaaaacGAGAAGCGTTAATCGCTGGAAACAGTGTCCATGCAGACGTAAGGTTTTTATCTGTCGAGATGCCAAAGATAATCGAACATTTGCATTACAGAATTATCGATGTTTCTACTATTAAGGAATTAGCCAAACGCTGGTGCCCGGATATTCCTGCTTATGATAAAAAGGGTGATCATCGCGCATTGTCGGATATTCTTGAAAGTATTGGTGAACTTCAACATTACCGCTCTTATTGGCTTTCTTGA
- the rnh202 gene encoding ribonuclease H2 complex subunit, with protein MQGKIFILPKDSTNQQFVELSHPLTGRPLRYLLTNDHLLQILQVGDSSKQRSWFVGDHVVSDGYLYVCTPIDLLALVLPIIQELTWSRRKEPNRYVSFEDFIEHFDNMGPHYPRVSEVLSPNLLNTLHRICKVNEPVGSLPKTFQLDESSVVKILLRKAKVAQENLPPSIVTELKKQLAPLDLRTPLPQDLLELSCKWHAASLVCEDLQPEWYNKLAYWQEELAPLHAYTKNLEESRKILVEKEALLNSKKRPQNSDITSSLLKKPNRKQATKKSKYFSGEGMTKISSFFTKK; from the coding sequence atgcagGGAAAGATATTCATACTACCCAAAGATTCTACAAATCAACAATTTGTTGAACTCTCACATCCCTTGACCGGGAGACCACTTCgttatttattaacaaaCGATCACCTTTTACAAATCCTTCAAGTTGGGGattcttcaaaacaaaGGTCTTGGTTTGTAGGGGATCATGTAGTATCGGACGGATATCTCTATGTTTGCACCCCGATAGACTTACTCGCGCTTGTGCTTCCAATCATTCAGGAACTTACTTGGAGTCGCCGGAAAGAACCGAATCGATATGTCTCGTTTGAAGACTTCATTGAACACTTTGATAATATGGGTCCTCATTATCCACGAGTGTCAGAAGTCCTCTCTCCGAATTTGTTGAACACATTACATCGGATTTGTAAAGTAAACGAGCCAGTAGGATCTTTGCCCAAGACCTTTCAACTGGATGAATCTTCtgttgttaaaattttactaaGGAAAGCCAAGGTTGCTCAAGAAAATCTTCCCCCTAGTATTGTAACCGAACTTAAAAAACAGTTAGCGCCTTTGGACCTCCGCACGCCGCTTCCACAAGATTTACTAGAATTGTCATGCAAGTGGCATGCCGCTTCATTGGTTTGTGAAGATCTTCAACCTGAATGGTATAACAAATTAGCCTACTGGCAGGAAGAATTGGCCCCACTGCACGCTTACACTAAAAACTTAGAAGAATCAAGAAAGATTTTGGTAGAAAAGGAAGCTTTGttaaattctaaaaaacgTCCACAAAACAGTGATATTACATCAagtcttttaaaaaagccCAATCGGAAGCAGGCCACCAAGAAGTCCAAATACTTCTCAGGAGAAGGAATGACGAAAATATCTTCattctttacaaaaaagtaa